One Sphingomonas sp. LHG3406-1 genomic window carries:
- a CDS encoding FAD-binding oxidoreductase, with protein MTLASFLHALQPGLAPPSIVTDAADIAPWLTDWRGRWAGVSPVLLQPSTCDEVTAIVAAAEAHGVGLVPQGGNTSMVGGATPPADGSAVLLSLRRMNRIRAIAPDKAIVEAGVILDTLHREAEAAGARFPLDLGARGSATVGGLAATNAGGVQVLRFGTMRAQVLGMEAVLSGGLVHDSLGGLKKDNRGVSIDHLLVGAEGTLGVITALRLRLVPGRVERAAAWIGLDHPARALDLLRRLETATDRIEAFELIPAASLDRVLRHIPMTRAPLGSPLPWNVLVEAVASPGEEPPAALLERLLADAAAAGLVADAAIAHSNDQTEQLWRLRHSISEAERAEGPAAQHDISLPIDAVPDFLTRQAAAIERRFPGTQASGYGHLGDGNVHFHVRAPASAGRDWADSGEGKAVSAFVHDLVTAANGSISAEHGIGQMKKDELARLGPPARLQVLRAIKRAMDPHGIFNPGKLVD; from the coding sequence TCCATCGTCACCGATGCGGCGGACATCGCGCCCTGGCTGACCGACTGGCGCGGGCGCTGGGCCGGGGTTAGTCCGGTGCTGCTGCAGCCGTCCACTTGCGACGAAGTGACGGCCATCGTGGCGGCCGCCGAAGCGCATGGGGTCGGTCTCGTGCCGCAGGGCGGCAATACGTCCATGGTCGGCGGCGCGACCCCGCCCGCCGACGGTTCGGCGGTGCTGCTGTCGCTCCGCCGCATGAATCGCATCCGCGCCATTGCGCCCGACAAAGCAATTGTCGAAGCGGGCGTCATCCTCGACACCCTCCACCGCGAGGCCGAGGCCGCCGGTGCCCGCTTCCCGCTCGACCTCGGCGCGCGCGGATCGGCGACGGTCGGCGGGCTGGCGGCCACCAATGCCGGCGGCGTCCAGGTGCTTCGCTTCGGCACCATGCGCGCGCAGGTGCTAGGCATGGAGGCGGTGCTCTCGGGCGGCCTCGTCCACGACAGCCTCGGCGGCCTCAAGAAGGACAATCGCGGGGTCTCGATCGATCATCTGCTGGTCGGCGCCGAAGGCACGCTCGGGGTGATCACCGCGCTTCGCCTGCGGCTGGTGCCCGGCCGGGTCGAGCGCGCCGCCGCCTGGATCGGCCTCGACCATCCCGCCCGGGCGCTCGACCTCCTCCGCCGGCTCGAAACCGCGACCGACCGGATCGAGGCGTTCGAACTCATCCCCGCGGCCAGCCTCGACCGCGTCCTCCGCCATATTCCCATGACCCGCGCGCCGCTCGGCTCGCCCCTCCCGTGGAACGTTCTGGTGGAGGCGGTGGCGTCCCCGGGCGAGGAGCCGCCGGCGGCGCTGCTCGAACGGCTGCTCGCCGATGCGGCCGCGGCGGGCCTCGTCGCCGACGCCGCCATCGCCCACAGCAACGACCAGACCGAGCAACTCTGGCGCCTCCGCCACAGCATCTCCGAGGCCGAGCGGGCCGAGGGGCCGGCGGCGCAGCACGACATCTCGCTCCCGATCGATGCCGTTCCCGACTTCCTCACCCGGCAGGCGGCCGCGATCGAGCGGCGCTTCCCCGGCACGCAGGCGAGCGGCTACGGCCATCTTGGCGACGGCAACGTCCACTTCCACGTCCGCGCGCCCGCCAGTGCCGGCCGGGACTGGGCGGACAGCGGCGAGGGCAAGGCGGTCAGCGCCTTCGTCCACGATCTCGTCACCGCCGCGAACGGCTCCATCTCGGCCGAACATGGCATCGGCCAGATGAAGAAGGACGAGCTCGCCCGGCTTGGCCCTCCGGCGCGCCTGCAGGTCCTGCGCGCGATCAAGCGGGCGATGGACCCGCACGGCATCTTCAATCCCGGCAAGCTGGTCGACTGA
- a CDS encoding helicase-related protein, with protein sequence MARGDDRQSRQELEIGELVARLLGDDAPRILFLARDEVKAAAVATAAADVAGERVVLHLPGSDALPGDDAPASPAIAGQRTAALRHLAEALADDRPVLLISSGEAAGRLLAPPDAYVARPPILTPGDAIDSEALRKTLLSLGYTEDERVDEPGEMAVRGGVVDIFPGDSVDPLRIEVEEGRILAVRAYDPLTQLTSEERERLEVGTVTEPSAAAGVPLLDHLPGGVVAIEAGADRRRQLLLSLAADAARRRKGRALADICDEKRWSKALAGRTMLDLAAGLADPPPRFVERRAPERAFKKLAEEVLASGQSLLLLGSPRDLRFLVPRVARALKREVIAAESWADVLAARAGSLLALPMAVPRGFARETLVAVAAADLIGSRAEQESGSASAPADVFAAPEIRPGDVAVHEDHGLGVVTGLTALPEGGGDAIVMRFAGDARRLVPAADAGKLCRYGSDEDAVTLDKLDGSSWEKRRGEVLAAVAETARGLVVLAEERAKAEAPVFEPDPARYEQLAGSFPFTETADQLKAIAAVRSDLASGKPMDRLVVGDVGYGKTEVALRAAAMALFAGRQVALAAPTTVLARQHLETFRDRLGAMGIEVAMLSRLVTAAEKKRTLAGLADGSIQMVVGTGAVAGKGVAFSDLGLVIIDEEQRFGARDKEKLRSLGAPHALSLTATPIPRTLQSALVGLQPMSLLATPPARRQPIRTEVGGFDEGKLRTALLRERARRGQSFVVVPRIEDMGPLGDTLRRLVPELAIIEAHGKMPAAEIDEAMVGFAAGEGDVLLATNIIEAGLDVPRANTMVVVNADRFGLAQLHQLRGRVGRGARRGHILLMTGKGEIAKRTLDRLNTLAAYDRLGAGFAISARDLDLRGAGDLLGEEQSGHLKLIGIDLYQNLLGRALKHARGEPEDPPEPELRLGAAGLLPADWIPEEEVRLSLYLRLARLEDGGALEAFAAELADRFGELPPEAEALLAQARIRLLARAADIARIDVGPAAVAVSPRDARRAAPDGLEAKEGRWLLRPEGEPLAALESLLADLAGD encoded by the coding sequence ATGGCGCGGGGTGATGATCGGCAGAGCCGACAGGAACTGGAAATCGGCGAGCTGGTCGCGAGGCTGCTGGGGGATGATGCCCCCCGCATCCTCTTCCTCGCCAGGGACGAGGTGAAGGCAGCGGCGGTGGCGACGGCCGCGGCGGACGTGGCGGGGGAGCGGGTGGTCCTGCACCTGCCGGGCTCCGACGCGCTCCCCGGCGACGATGCGCCCGCATCGCCCGCCATCGCCGGCCAGCGCACCGCGGCGCTCCGCCACCTCGCCGAGGCGCTGGCCGATGACCGGCCGGTGCTGCTGATCAGCTCGGGCGAAGCCGCCGGCCGTCTGCTCGCCCCGCCCGACGCCTATGTCGCCCGCCCGCCGATCCTCACCCCCGGCGACGCCATCGACTCCGAAGCCCTGCGCAAGACGTTGCTCTCCCTCGGCTACACCGAAGACGAACGCGTCGACGAACCCGGCGAAATGGCGGTCCGCGGCGGCGTGGTCGACATCTTCCCGGGCGACAGCGTCGACCCCCTGCGGATCGAGGTGGAGGAAGGCCGCATCCTCGCCGTCCGCGCCTATGATCCACTCACCCAGCTCACCAGCGAGGAGCGCGAGCGGCTGGAGGTCGGAACGGTGACCGAGCCGTCCGCCGCTGCTGGCGTGCCCCTGCTCGATCACCTGCCCGGCGGCGTCGTTGCCATCGAGGCAGGCGCCGATCGCCGCCGCCAGCTCCTCCTCTCGCTCGCCGCCGACGCCGCCAGGCGCCGCAAGGGGCGGGCACTTGCCGACATCTGCGACGAGAAGCGCTGGAGCAAGGCGCTTGCCGGCCGCACCATGCTCGACCTCGCTGCAGGGCTGGCCGACCCGCCGCCCCGCTTCGTCGAGCGCCGCGCTCCCGAGCGCGCCTTCAAGAAGCTTGCCGAGGAAGTGCTCGCAAGCGGCCAAAGCCTGCTGCTGCTCGGTTCGCCCCGCGATCTCCGTTTCCTTGTGCCCCGCGTCGCCCGAGCGCTGAAACGCGAGGTGATCGCTGCGGAAAGCTGGGCGGACGTGCTCGCCGCCAGGGCGGGCTCGCTCCTCGCTCTGCCCATGGCCGTGCCGCGTGGCTTTGCCCGCGAGACACTGGTGGCGGTCGCCGCCGCCGACCTGATCGGCTCGCGCGCCGAGCAGGAGAGCGGCAGCGCCAGCGCTCCGGCCGACGTTTTTGCCGCGCCCGAAATCCGCCCGGGCGATGTCGCCGTCCACGAGGATCATGGCCTTGGCGTGGTCACCGGCCTGACCGCGCTTCCGGAAGGCGGCGGCGACGCGATCGTGATGCGCTTCGCCGGTGACGCCCGCCGGCTGGTCCCCGCCGCCGACGCGGGCAAGCTGTGCCGCTATGGATCGGACGAGGATGCCGTCACCCTCGACAAGCTGGATGGCTCGTCTTGGGAGAAGCGGCGGGGCGAGGTGCTGGCGGCGGTCGCCGAGACGGCACGCGGCCTGGTCGTCCTCGCTGAGGAACGCGCCAAGGCCGAGGCGCCCGTGTTCGAGCCCGATCCCGCCCGCTACGAGCAGCTTGCCGGAAGCTTCCCCTTCACCGAGACAGCCGACCAGCTGAAAGCCATTGCCGCCGTCCGCTCCGACCTCGCGTCGGGCAAGCCGATGGATCGGCTGGTCGTCGGCGACGTCGGCTACGGAAAGACCGAAGTCGCCCTTCGCGCCGCGGCGATGGCGCTGTTTGCGGGCCGGCAGGTGGCGCTCGCCGCGCCAACCACGGTGCTTGCCCGCCAGCATCTCGAGACTTTCCGCGACCGGCTGGGCGCAATGGGGATCGAGGTCGCCATGCTTTCCCGGCTGGTCACGGCGGCCGAGAAGAAGCGGACCCTCGCCGGCCTTGCGGACGGCAGCATCCAGATGGTGGTCGGGACCGGCGCCGTCGCCGGCAAGGGCGTCGCCTTTTCCGACCTCGGCCTCGTCATCATCGACGAGGAGCAGAGGTTCGGCGCCAGGGACAAGGAAAAGCTCCGCTCGCTTGGCGCGCCGCATGCGCTCAGCCTCACCGCCACGCCCATTCCGCGCACGTTGCAGTCGGCGCTGGTCGGCCTCCAGCCGATGAGCCTGCTTGCGACCCCGCCCGCGCGACGCCAGCCGATCCGCACGGAAGTTGGCGGCTTCGACGAGGGCAAGCTGCGTACCGCCCTTCTGCGCGAACGCGCCCGGCGCGGCCAGAGCTTCGTCGTCGTTCCGCGGATCGAGGACATGGGGCCGCTCGGCGACACCTTGCGTCGCCTCGTCCCCGAGCTCGCCATCATCGAGGCGCATGGCAAGATGCCCGCCGCCGAGATCGACGAGGCGATGGTCGGCTTCGCGGCGGGGGAGGGCGACGTGCTCCTCGCCACCAACATCATCGAAGCCGGCCTCGACGTGCCGCGCGCCAACACCATGGTGGTGGTCAACGCCGACCGCTTCGGCCTCGCCCAGCTCCACCAGCTGCGCGGACGGGTCGGGCGCGGGGCGCGGCGCGGGCACATCCTGCTGATGACCGGCAAGGGCGAGATCGCCAAGCGCACGCTCGACCGGCTCAACACGCTCGCGGCTTACGATCGGCTCGGCGCGGGCTTCGCCATCAGTGCCCGCGACCTCGACCTCCGCGGCGCCGGCGACCTGCTCGGCGAAGAGCAGTCGGGACACCTCAAGTTGATCGGCATCGACCTTTACCAGAACCTGCTCGGGCGGGCGCTCAAGCATGCGCGCGGCGAGCCCGAGGACCCGCCCGAGCCGGAGCTGCGGCTGGGCGCGGCGGGGCTGCTCCCGGCCGACTGGATACCAGAGGAGGAAGTGCGGCTGTCGCTCTACCTGCGCCTGGCCCGGCTGGAGGATGGCGGCGCGCTGGAGGCCTTCGCGGCCGAGCTTGCCGATCGCTTCGGCGAACTCCCGCCCGAGGCCGAAGCCTTGCTCGCCCAAGCGCGAATTCGGCTGCTCGCCCGCGCCGCCGACATCGCCCGCATCGACGTCGGGCCCGCCGCTGTCGCCGTCAGTCCGCGCGACGCCAGGCGGGCGGCGCCGGACGGGCTCGAAGCCAAGGAGGGCCGCTGGCTGCTTCGGCCCGAGGGCGAACCGCTGGCGGCGCTCGAAAGCCTGCTCGCCGACCTTGCCGGCGACTAG